The following coding sequences lie in one Candidatus Binatia bacterium genomic window:
- a CDS encoding AAA family ATPase produces MSTAPATAAAHAVRDFTDTFQRLRTELGRVIVGHADILEQILIAFFAGGHVLIEGVPGTGKTLIVRSLGAALNLSFSRVQFTVDLMPADITGTRMVAETDGRRDFVFVPGPLFAHVVLADEINRATPKTQSALLEAMAELQVTVAGTTYRLDPPFFVLATLNPIEMEGTYPLPEAQIDRFLFKVLLPYPDHADMQRILDSTTGEAVASIAPVFAAEEAAARIEALRHLVREVLVAPPLAEYAAAMVRATLPVGSKYAPRDRAPTATDDTVSRYVSFGSSPRGGQALLLGAKVRALLDGRVNVAYDDIDAVAVPALNHRLVLNFAAVTDAIDPITLVERVVHATRRLRR; encoded by the coding sequence ATGAGTACGGCACCGGCAACCGCCGCGGCACACGCGGTCCGCGACTTCACCGATACGTTTCAGCGGCTGCGCACGGAGCTGGGCCGTGTCATCGTCGGCCACGCCGACATCCTCGAACAGATCCTGATCGCATTCTTCGCCGGCGGACATGTACTCATCGAAGGCGTCCCCGGCACGGGCAAGACGCTCATCGTTCGCTCGCTCGGCGCGGCGCTGAATCTCTCTTTCAGCCGCGTCCAGTTCACCGTCGACCTGATGCCCGCCGACATCACCGGCACGCGCATGGTGGCCGAAACCGACGGCCGCCGCGACTTCGTGTTCGTCCCCGGTCCCCTGTTCGCCCACGTCGTCCTTGCCGACGAAATCAATCGCGCCACGCCGAAGACCCAGTCGGCGCTACTCGAAGCGATGGCCGAGTTGCAGGTGACCGTCGCCGGCACGACCTACCGGCTGGACCCGCCGTTCTTTGTCCTCGCGACGCTCAATCCCATCGAGATGGAGGGTACCTATCCCCTGCCCGAGGCGCAGATAGACCGCTTCCTGTTCAAGGTACTGCTCCCTTATCCCGATCATGCCGACATGCAGCGTATCCTCGATTCGACCACCGGCGAGGCGGTGGCATCGATCGCGCCGGTGTTCGCCGCCGAAGAAGCGGCCGCGCGCATCGAGGCGCTGCGCCACCTCGTGCGCGAAGTGCTGGTGGCTCCGCCGCTGGCGGAATACGCGGCGGCAATGGTGCGGGCGACACTGCCGGTGGGCTCGAAGTACGCGCCCCGCGATCGGGCCCCGACCGCAACCGACGACACGGTCAGTCGCTACGTCAGCTTCGGCTCCAGTCCGCGGGGCGGGCAGGCCCTGCTGCTCGGGGCCAAGGTTCGGGCCCTCCTCGATGGACGGGTCAACGTCGCCTACGACGACATCGACGCGGTTGCCGTTCCCGCGCTCAATCACCGGCTGGTGCTCAACTTCGCGGCGGTGACCGATGCCATCGATCCAATTACCCTGGTCGAGCGGGTCGTCCATGCCACCCGACGGCTACGGCGCTGA